AGTAGATGGAATGTACActccattaaaaattcaattcaatccaaTAATGGTTGATACATCATGATTCAATAATGTAGTCGCTacacaatgaaaataaaagggTTTCTACTTTCTATCCTGCTCCATGAAAAGTGACATAAGAGCTGCTGCGTTAAAGGTAGACAAACTGTCATAAGATGAAACACAAAACTGATACACTCAGAACTAAAAAGTGAttagaaaaaaatgcaagaaaagcaATTGATTATTAACAAATACATGCAGTTTTGCAAAACAGGATGACTTCTGGTCAAAAGCAAACTAATGAGACGAACTAAAGCCTGTGTTTAATTTGACATGTTGAATATTTTTCCACAGTACATGAAACCAATGAAGGAGACCTAAGAGCTAAAAAGACATAATTAAAAATGACGGGgttcaaaattcaatattacTATGACTATGTACAGCACCATATCTCTTTTTGAGGAAAAGCACAAGCTTCCAGAATCTCAAAGAATCTAGTTACCAGCAATTTATCAAGCAACCTCTTTTATCTATATAAGTAAACATTTTCATTCCCAATGTACACTCACCTGTTCTAAATTAATCCTCAATCTGTAACCACTGAATGATGGCGGCAAGTGCCTTGTGATGCCCACAACTTCTTGGACCACACTGCTCTAAACCTTTCCATCCAAATCCATTCATCATCCAAAAGTGTAGCAACCAAATTCTTTTGATTTCAACCATTTTCGCATAGCAGGGCACCACAACACagcaaattaaatatcaaataattgATACAACAAACTCAGAGATCACAACAAGAATAACAGCAGCATCAACGATCAATGTTTATGTTCAGAAAGGAACTGAACCTTTCAAGTGTCAATTCATGTGTGGATTGCATTCTTTGGAATGGAAATCATTCTTCTCTATCAAGAGCCTCAACATTGCATTGATGAATTTCGGGTCATTGGGATCACTGGTGACAGAAGATCCACCTTCTTCAGGGGATTCCAACACTCTCGGACGCGAAAAACAAAACTTGCATTTACTTCCGTTATAATAATCATCGGTGCCTCTAACACTAGTTTCCTTACCGGAAAAGCCTCTTCTACTTGCATTCGCAGAAGACGTTGACGATGACGATGATCGAAGCAGAGCCCTCCTGCTTCTGACTCTGCGCAATTGAGTCTTGGCTTTCGTGAATTGATGCATCGCCATCTCTTTTGCCTTGCCAAATCcacctcctcttcttcttgctgGTGCAGCAGCGCTGCGTCCTCcttcgtcgtcgtcgtcgtcgtcttCATCGTCATCGGCAACACTACCATTAACGAGATTGGATATCTCATCAGCGGGAGCAGACATGAAATCGAAACGTGTTATTGAAGAAAGTGGATGGAGATTAAGGAGAAAAGGAGCATTTAgggttttggaatttggattGTGGTAATGATAGCGTGAGGTTGGGTGTGCTCGCGAACCTCGCCACAGTGGTCTGCAACGGCATTgcccaaataataataattcattgAAACGGGAACTGCGTAAATTAACTTAAATACTTAATACTGTAGCGTAAccaaatcaaattttattttccttttctagtTTCTTATGCTGCCTCACTTTCATTTAATCCCCAACTAGTAGTGAATTTCGTTTTCAAATTTGTATGtgagttttaatttaatattaaaattttaattatttttattttatttttaaattttataaatttgacttatctaaattttgaattatatgagttaaaaaatgaacatCAGAATAACCATCCTAAAAATTTAAGTTGACGGAAAAAGGTAACactaatagttatatctctaatattgaATTAGACATTCCTAAATTTTTagtgtacacattgtacaaatatttcgTTGACTTCTTATACTTTctctataaataattaaaagtcatataaaatttctaaaattcattgttttagttttgatatttaaatggtctaaaaataatagaagcaattgtattttttattgatgattgagtcttttttaTTGCTTGTTTAAAATTGAACTGAGGTTCACCTGATGATATTGATAAGTattgacaaaattttttattctttaggtaatttcggttcatttattAGTTTAACTGAGGTTCATTCGGATCCAAGAATAAATTGgatgtatttttgttgataatggagtcttttttattgtttgtttaaaattgaactaatttcgattcatttgtatgttaattgaggttcacttgatgctACTGTTAAGTATTAACtaagttttttatttcttaaataatttcggttcatttcttagtttatttgagATTCATTTAGATTCCCAAATAAATTCGATgtgtttttattgatgattgagtCTTTATTACTGGTTGTTTAAAACTGAACTAATTGAATAGAATGAAGTGGAATCTAATAcaattgaataaagtgataatgaataatttcattcttctttactaaaaaatttggtcaatacttatcagcagCATCAAGTGAATCTCAATTAGcacacaaatgaaccgaaattagttcATATTTAAACAAGTAGttaaaaagactcaatcattaagaaaatacatcaaattcatttttagatccaaatgaacctcaattaaaccaaaaaatgaactgaaattacttaaagaataaaaaatttgctcAATACTTATCAATAGCATCAAGTAAACTTCAATTAACACATAAATGAACTgaaataaactaagaaatgaatcgaaattatttaatgatgacaTCAGAAAAAATCAGAACTATATTAATGTTATTGGTGATGACaacaacgaaaaagaaaaagaaaaagaaaaagacacaacattagagaagaagaaggagggggaggaggaggaggagaatttggatcctttaaagtttgaattttattttagagagtaaagtgtgatatctcactattgattttataggtgggactaagaataaatataaaagaaaaactatTTAAGAatagaagatcacactttactctctaaaataaactttaaattttagaaaattcaaattcggaggaaaaggagaaggaggagagaaaaaaaagaatttgcatacgcaaatttagaaaaaaaaagaagtaacaATATAAATAggcttaattaaatatattgtttaaatgtaaaattttattattatttttagactATTCAAAcgctaaaattaaaataatatattatctaataatttatgGCAGAGCTTTATTAATGTAATaatgtttatataaaaaaaattattctaaaactAATGTGAACCATgttcataaaatttgaaaaatgaacgataaaattaaatattaactttcTATTccattactattattattatattctatttgCTAGCAGTTTTCTTTAATCAAATGACTCGTTGCGtcattataaattaatatggtatatttttgttaatttaaaaaatataattaaaatttttaaaatgattttagtACATGGTATTAGAATTACTGTAGGGCATAACTCCTCTTGGTAATATCAGCTGCAGACTTTACAGGGCATAGGCCACGTGTGAGATATATGGGGTGCTTCGTATTTTAAATGCTGTGTTCGATGATTACTGGGACCAATCGAttaatttagtatttgttttattATGGAGTTAGGCCCCCTGTTGTTTCCTCGCCCCATCGAGTAAAACAAGCGTtcacttttattattaaactcaatcaacataataaataaatacaacaaAATTCTTGATTTCGTGTATATAATGTGTGTAGTGTGCTTGATCGAGTTAATTCAAGAGTAAGCTACCGTTTAATAGTGGACAGGTCCAATTCAAATTGAATTGCTTAGTTTAATAgttggaagaaaagaaagataaaacaCGTTTTTGACACATACCAAACGACGAAACAGGAgaaattattactattattataatGCAATATGGTCGTAGAAGAATAATTCCTTACGCAATTGATTATTCGAATAGAGTAATATTGCCCATATATTGGTGATTGAGTTGGAGGACGTGGACATTTAGCGACTCCTATGGATGAGAGGACAGAGAAAAAAGATGAGCCAAGTTGCAGATACCTACCATGTTCAGCACCGTCGCGATAGATGCATGTCTTATGGACCCGTGTTtactttatattattattattattattattattaataataaataacagGCTATATCTTgcaaatgaagaaaaagagaaaagagtttGCACACGaggaaaaaattttataaacattACTCGCAACACATTtcaaatgttttattttatttagaaacAATGGGAGAAAGTATATCTAAAAGTTCATACAATAGTCACTAATTcacttaatttttaataattttgacaagatatttaattaaatttgtattaagATTTTAATTCGAAGAGCAATATGACTATTCTAAAAATAGTAAATTCGACTTAGGAAATATTTAATGTTCGTGTTAAAACGAATTATATCGAACTATTAATGACaaattataacaaataaaacGAAAATgtgtgaaataaaaaaaaactgtgAATAAATGAAAATgtaaaaatgaaatgaaaattataacaataaaatatttaaaacgaaaaaattaaacgaagaaaaaataaaagataataaaataaaaggagcTCCTAATACTCAAATGTATTTACACTActtcataattttttgttacgtTACTGAGACTAAgaaattttgtagaatttgCATGATAATCTAATGTTTTTTTATTGAAGTCTCCCCTCTTTTTccctctccttctttctttttttgtctAAACTACTTCTATTTATAGGCTTTAAAAGAGGACATGTTCTTGAAGAATTTTGACAACGACTTTAGTTCCTCCTTTTTCTCAGACCATGATCTTGTTTTGACCCTGAAGAATCTTTATAGTGGACACTCCCACGTCCTGTCTTGCCTTGTTTTCAATccccatattttttttatcgtgCTTGTATTTAACCACATGGTCTCTACTGTTTCATCTCATTTTTCATCATACAGTCCTTGACTTTGACTATCATCTTTTATCGTAGTCgaaagtgtttttttttctatagTCGAAGATCTGACCAACCGATCATAACCGATCATTTCTTAAACTTTGATGAATTGTAATTGAATTTATCCATAAGTCAAAATTTGTATCAACAATCACATTTACACCCAAGTTATTTAATGAGTCATGAGTACACACTATTTATTTGTTTCGATGGATACATTTCTTCTTCCAATAATGAATGTGTGTTTCTGTTTGTTTTACTGTACACGTATAACATTTTGAGTCcataaggacattattattatgAGTGATGTGGCAACTTATTGCCacgtaaaataattattttttcaaattaatttattaattgaaattaatctAACCCTCTATCTTTTTATTTCAGAAATTATAGAAATTTTTAGAATCCTAACAAAGAACAAAAAACATGACTTCGCTTTAGGGAGCGAActtaaaaaatttcgaaaaattaatcaaccagccataatttgaaagaaaaatttaagatcTAGCAATAGTATCAAATTTAATCAACTAGAACTTATGAAGCATAAATATTTTGCTAAGTTGCTGTGTCCGCATGTTGGACACGACACTCGTCCGACACGCGTGTCCAACCATGTCTCAATAAAAAAGTAAACAATTTTTTCCGAACACGTTTGGATACACCTAAATACTATCACGTGTTAGCATGTTCAACCTTATTTTTAGCTTGTATTCTTGAAATAAATGtagaaatagtatatattattatttattaaaactaaaaaaatattttaaatactttgtataattaaaataagatattaaaaataattaaaaattaatttatattttaatattaataaaatatcaaagcatcattactattttttttaaaaaatacatcatATTTTGTATATGTGTGTGTTCACATgtcttataagattttaaaatttgtgtgtcGGCGTGttgaaaaacccaaaaaattagtaaataattagctaaaaaataaattattatttaaataagttgaaaaaaaataaattttatagtttagaatgaaagaataattaaaatataaattttgacactaattttaaaggttttggcaaAAAATTAGATCAAACGGACCGAACCAAACGAACCAAATCTAAAATGGGTCCAAGGCCCAGCCCACTTACATATAAATAAAGGGCATCAGCCCTTCTTCTCTCACTTAAAGTTGGAAACACGCTGAAATGGGTGAGGGAGAGGAGAAGCTATATTCAAATCCTTGGTCTAATTTCATTTCATCATAACTTTCAATTTGGATtttcgattgacgagccgtcagTGGCCACGTGTTCGTCTCAGAATCTTCTACAAAATTTACTAAACAATTTGGTAAGAAATTTGAGTTTTCTCTCCCAGATCTTCTCattttagtttcaaaaattTAGAGTTTTGAGTATTgagaaattgaatgattttgatggtttatgTGAACTCTAGCAGCAGGTAATCACTGAGTTTTACCCGTTTGACTCGTGGGTAAAGTAAGAACCTTAAACCTCTTGTCGATTAGTGAATTAGAAAGCTTGAATGTTGATTATAATGATATGTTGTGGAATTAGATTGAATAATGTTGAATTGGAGTATGTTGATGATGTTGGGAGCTTGATTGTGGGACTTTGGTGGCTAAATTTCAGGTCGGAGAGGCTTTGGGGTTGTGACTTTTGAGGAACGTTTACCTAGAAGTGTCTTTCAGTTTTTTGAGGAATCAGCTAAGGTATGATTCTGGTTtctcatatataaaatataatgtctcttgaaaacttaggttagacGACTTAAGATAAGTTGAATTGTATGTTCGATGCATGTTTAGTGATTTTAGTTAATGCCATGTATATTGATTTGAGTATGGATAAATGGGTGTGTTGGTTAGTGATATGAATGTGGTGGATGATTGATAAGGTGATGTATTGTGTGAATATTGATGCTATGTTAATAAGTAAGTTTGAGATTATGTTAATTTTGAGTTCTTGGAGTTGAAATTAAGGCATATGTATGTTATTGTGCAATGGAGTTTATGAGAAGGATTGAGATTGAATTTAGTTTGTTTGGGGTTGGTTTGAAAACTTGGAATGTTAATTTGAGTTGGAAATGAGATAAATTTAGAAGTTTGGtgttttagatgaaaaattcgATTTTTAATGAACTTTGGTGGTTCATAACTGgagctttgaattttggatTGGAATGAAATTTGTATCGAATTGAAGACGATTTTAAGAGCTTTAAAATGGTATAAATTTTGTGGAATAATGAATTAAGATTGTGAGGTGGTGATTTCGAGATGGAGAAGTGTTAACTgaactaatataattataataataatgaatttcAATTAAGAGATgggttgatgatgataatgacgTTGAGGTATGATGGTGATTGAAGTGATAGTGATGATTTGTGATTGTTAGAATGGACAAGTAATTCCTATCCAAATTATGATTATGAGTTTGAGATATTGAGATATGATTAATGATGAAAactgagtttaattatggattATTTTGAGATGTCGAGTTATGACTGCGATGGTAGACGAGCAATTTCTATCCGAGCTATGTTTGTGAGTATAGACGAGTGATCCCTATCCGATGTGTAATGTCAAGAGTAGACGAGCAATTCCTATCCGAGAATAGACGAGTAATTCCTATTCGAGTCTTGGCCTAGTGGCCTGTGCATAGACGAGTAATCCCTATCTGGGTTAAGGATGTGGCACCTGTTTGGGTGGACGAGTAATGCCTATCCCAGTTTCAGTGAAATGCTAGCATGGGTAGACGAGTAATACCTGTCCCGTGTTGTGGTGTTCTGTCCAGGGTTAGCTACTGGACATGTCGGGTtaggctttataaccgacagatgagactcatcagccataagGCAAGCATATATCATTTTCATATGCTTGTTTTGTTTGCTATACTTTACTTGGGTTTGCCTTTATGATTATTATGTTACCTGCTATACTTGCTACTTGTGACAACTGTATCctacttctattttctttgtctgCTTTGTTTGTCTATACAACTGAGATGCCCTTCGACTGGCGGAGGAGTGACGAGGGCAGTTCCACCGTGGAGGATTGAGGGAAGTTGAGAGATTGAGGGAATGAATTGGAATTAAGTTAATCATTGAGTTAGAACTAAGAGCCTTAGACAATTACCCTGTTTATGGTTTCCAGTTTAATCTTTAAGCTTTTAATTAGAGTatcggagttctaggattgcatCTAGGTTTCtcgggaccttatatattatgtatactGGCAtggttaccatgctgagaacctctggttctcaccccatacaTATTTTACGTTTTTCTTATGCGGGACGTGAGACACCTCGCTAAGGCATGCTGGGAGCTTCTGAAAGCAAGGACTTTTGGATTTTGGGACTCTATTTTGGTTTATGATGTATATATAGATACTCTTATATCTCCACTGTATATGTTTATTATGTTTTATCCCTCTTAGATGTCGATTGGAGAAACAGGTCCTataagctgtatgttgggcattttgggttttatatatatatatattctggCCGGTCTTTGATTTGCAGGTCGGTTTAgcattttgttttatctttccTTCAAAGACTCCTCGGTATAAATTCTTTTCaactattattaatatatatttttacttttagaggtcgtaataccttgacACCTcagttttatgacttaagcataagactctgtgtggtagggtgttatattatggtatcagagccattcgttcttgtagagcctgaggaacagactgactatgcttctgggCATACTCTAGGTGTCTGTACATGCTAATTAGGATATCTAACTAATATGTGTGGCATGAATATTCGTGAGCATGCATTTGATAAATTGAAGCACTTAACTTGGGATATTGAGATTTATCACTTTGGTATCACTTGTTTAGTGTGGACAAAACCCGAATGACGTCTCATGGACATGAGCAAGGTACTCGAAATGGGAATCTTGGCTGTGAAAACTGTGAGATTGGTGTGTTGGCTTGGATTGTTGAGTGAAATACTTGGAGGCAAATACTTGAAATTGATTGGTTTAGTTAGGCTTAAATTTATTGGATCTTGATGATTGAGAAGAGGGAAGACTTGTAGACGGCATTGGTATACCTTAGGTTTGAGCTTGAAGTAAAGGTTCGTGAATTGGTATCATTGTGTAGAGGATGGGATAATGACCATTGTTAGAAAACTCATGTTATAAGTTTGAATGATTAGATAATGTGAGTATAGAggttaagaatttttttaagagATTGTGATTGAGTCTTAGGATGCGTGTAAGTATTATTTAGGTAAGATTGAGAAAGCTTAGGAGCAAGCCTAGGTTTTATGATCCAATAAAGGAATATGACGTAAATGCATGATTGGATTCTCGGGGGTTTATAATCAGATTGATGCTGCGGAAGTGCGGTGATTTTGATGGCTCTAGAGTTGTAGTGACGTGAAAATGGAGTCCTGGGATATGAGGTCGTCTCGAGGAATCAGTGTAGGATCGAGGAATGAAAAGTGTGTGTGGTTTAGGTTATAATGGATTTACTTAGACTAAGAATTTGAGAAATTGTTTAGTGTTTGAGATAGCTAAGAAGGCTTTGAGATTAATTTGTTTTACATGGGACTCTTGAAGGGTAAGGAAGTTTGTAGTCATTGAGAAAGAGTTAAACGAGGATAAGAAGGAAACAAATGAGTATAGCTTAAGCTTGAAGTTAGTTAAGTTTATGATCTTATAAATGAGAGTGAAGACTGTGACCTAGTGTTTGAATTGACATTGTAAAATGACAAAATGAATGGTAAGAGGTCTGTTGAATCTAAGGGAGCGTATATAAAGATTTGAGAGCGAATTTTCGAAGgcaaaaatttctgttaggggggTATGATGTAAAACTCGAGAAATTAGTAAATTagctaataaataaattattatttaaataagtaagaaaaaattaaattttataattgagAGAATGAacgaataattaaaatatacatttggacactaattttaaaagttttgacCTAAAATTGGGTTAAACGGGTCAAACCAAGCGAATCAAGCCCAAAATGGGCCCAAGGCCCAGCCCACTTACATATAAAAGAAGAGCATCAGCCCGTCTTCCCTCACTTGAAGTTGGAAACATGCTGAAATGGGTGAGGGGGAGGAGAAGCCATAGCCAAACCCTTGGTCCAATTGCATTTCATCATAACTTTCAATCTGGAGTTCCGATTGACGAGCTGTCAGTGGCCACGCGTTCGTCTCAGAATCTTCTACAAAACCCACTAAACAATCTGGTAAGAAATTTGAGTTTTCTCACCCAGATCTTCTAATTCcagttttgaaaatttagagTTTTGATTATTGAGGaattgaatgattttgatggtttaggtgAACTCTAGCAGCGGGTAATCACTGAGTTTTGCCCGTTTGACTCGTGGGTAAAGTAAGAACCTTGAACCTCTTGTTGATTAGTGAATTAGAAAGCTTGAAtgttgattatagtgatatgttgtggaattaaattgaataatgtTGAATTGGAGTATGTTGATGATGTTGGGAGCTTGATTGTGGGACCTTGGTGAATAAATTTTTGTTCGAAGAGGCTTTGGGGCTGTGGACTCTTGAGGAACGTTGACCTAGAAGTGTCTTTGGGTTTTTcgaggaatcggccaaggtatagttcTGGTTTCTCGTATAGAAAATATATTGTCTTGTGAAAACTTAAGCTAGACGACTTAAGATAAGTTGAATTGTATGTTCAATGCATGTTTAATGGTTTTAGTTAATGCCATATATATTGATTTGGGTATGGATAAATGGGTGTGTTGGTTAGTGATATGAATGTGGTAGATGATTGATAaggtgatgtattgcatgaatATTGATGCTACGTCAATAAGTAAGTTTGAGATTATGTTGATTTTGAGTTCTTGGAGTTGAAATTGAGGCATATGTATGTTATTGTGTAATGGAGTTTATGAGAAGGATTGAGATTAAATTTAGTTTGTTTGGGGTTGATTTGAAAACTTGGAATGTTAATTTGAGTTGGAAATGTGATAAATTTAGAGGTTTGGTGTTTTAGATGAAAAACTCGATTTTCAACGAACTTTAGCAGTCCATAACTGGAGCTTCAAATTTTGGATTGGAATGAAATTTGTATCGAATTAAAGACGATTTTAAGAGCTTTAAAATGGTATAAATTTTGTGGAATAATGAATTAGGATTATGAGGTGGTGATTTCGAGATGGAGAAGTGTTAACTgaactaatataattataataataataaatttcaatTGAGTAAGAGATgggttgatgatgataataacgTTAAGGTGTGATGGTGATTGAAGTGATAGTGATGAGTTGTGATTGTTAGGTGGACGAGTAATTCCTATCCAAGCTATGATTATGAGTTTGAGATATTGAGATATGATTAATGATTAGAACTGAGTTCAATTATGGATTATTTTGAGATGTCGAGTTATGACTACAAGGGTATATGAGAAATTTCTATCCGAGCTATGTTTGTGAGTATAGACGAGTAATTCCTATCCGATGTGTAATGTCAAGGGTAGACGAGCAATTCCTATCCGAGAATAGACGAGTAATTCCTATTCGAGTTCTGGCCTATGCATAGGCGAGTAATCCCTATCCGAGTTAAGGATGTGGCACCTATTTGGGTGGACGAGTAATGCCTATCCCAGTTTCGGGGAAATGCTGGCATGGGTGGACGAGTAATACATGTCCCGTGTTGTAGTGTTCTGTCCAG
This portion of the Arachis duranensis cultivar V14167 chromosome 6, aradu.V14167.gnm2.J7QH, whole genome shotgun sequence genome encodes:
- the LOC107492254 gene encoding uncharacterized protein LOC107492254 is translated as MSAPADEISNLVNGSVADDDEDDDDDDEGGRSAAAPARRRGGGFGKAKEMAMHQFTKAKTQLRRVRSRRALLRSSSSSTSSANASRRGFSGKETSVRGTDDYYNGSKCKFCFSRPRVLESPEEGGSSVTSDPNDPKFINAMLRLLIEKNDFHSKECNPHMN